The Dehalococcoidia bacterium genome has a segment encoding these proteins:
- a CDS encoding cytochrome c oxidase subunit 3: protein FILLMSSTTMALAVGAAHRGRLHQMRTWLLCTALLGISFLAGQAFEFTEFVHKGLTLSTNLFGSSFYLLTGFHGAHVSVGVLILLSLWVMAMRGRIGQHNALNVELAGLYWHFVDIVWILIFTLIYLLEPL, encoded by the coding sequence TTCATCCTGCTCATGAGCAGCACCACCATGGCCCTGGCGGTGGGGGCGGCCCACCGGGGACGCCTGCACCAGATGCGCACCTGGCTACTCTGTACGGCCTTGCTGGGCATCTCGTTCCTGGCCGGGCAGGCGTTCGAGTTCACCGAGTTTGTGCACAAGGGCCTTACCCTGAGCACCAACCTGTTCGGCAGCAGCTTCTACCTGCTGACGGGCTTCCACGGCGCCCACGTCTCGGTGGGAGTCCTCATCCTGCTCTCCCTGTGGGTCATGGCCATGCGGGGGCGGATAGGGCAGCACAATGCCCTCAACGTGGAGCTGGCGGGCCTCTACTGGCACTTCGTGGACATCGTGTGGATCCTGATCTTCACCCTGATATACTTGCTGGAGCCACTGTAG
- a CDS encoding cytochrome C oxidase subunit IV family protein, protein MTLAELRGARRRREEEGEAHAGGLHATTADYIRVAVALFIITSIEVAIYYIEGLRGVLVELFLALSGLKFLLVVMWYMHLRFDSKLFSFLFAFGLSMAIALFVAVLATMKAGLL, encoded by the coding sequence ATGACGCTGGCAGAGCTGCGAGGTGCCCGACGGCGGCGGGAGGAGGAAGGGGAGGCTCACGCCGGTGGCCTCCACGCAACCACCGCCGACTACATACGGGTGGCTGTGGCCCTGTTCATCATCACCTCCATCGAGGTGGCCATCTACTATATCGAAGGGCTGCGGGGCGTGCTGGTGGAGCTGTTCCTGGCCCTCTCGGGCTTGAAGTTCCTGCTGGTGGTCATGTGGTACATGCACCTCCGGTTCGACAGCAAGCTGTTCTCGTTCCTGTTCGCCTTCGGCCTGAGCATGGCAATTGCCCTCTTCGTCGCCGTATTGGCCACGATGAAGGCGGGACTCCTGTGA